A section of the Bombus fervidus isolate BK054 chromosome 9, iyBomFerv1, whole genome shotgun sequence genome encodes:
- the Jef gene encoding major facilitator superfamily domain-containing protein 6 jef isoform X1, translating to MPNYYAHEDYDYGAADGTSQEGPGRTIQQVPGARPIVDPQAQGEVDPTLYPQPKEATHKIRGKSDVIEYLFGSVDQELLTVKTFYFFFYSAFGSLFPLMGVYFKQMGMNAGQCGLLMGLRPFIEFLSAPFWGSLADRWQKGKVIFLASLSCWIIFTLPLAFMQPPATSCWVIRNNTPYLEPPNPKLRIVKRSANLNDFYHRNDEECLEIADNVVFERLRKDNKLNPLAALVLQMNKGTMNDVRENYDLNNDRVRRETQEGTSTSTEESPVEDLKYKQLVFEENDPEAKTIDFETLQRKNRPADVLEYKRFLNNQPLDDGRPPKKAYTHTKTRVKPPPMKVMVKRDASDEVSEEKEFLSKFQTATVKSPSKVSLLDEEEEEEANENDENDDEGVHMPLVRTKRYVNVPHSGKSPHSVSNAANYNEEENKGWVKPLYSSIVYRLPDIQKTFFLLLLLVIVGEFFSAPAITLADSAVITLLGEDADKYGHQRMFGSLGWGLAMFFVGIALDHSTAFSEHPCGPDAMEKNYTICFAIFSVLMGAALITATQINFKYDFPVTELEVEKPPAEPTREEQLQSQLSQQLNLPSLQDSSAAVNLNVKQQPPEGKTKMFAQTTREIPEWVTVLKQFKDLKCASFLFVAWFMGFGIGLIFTFLFWHLQDYNGTPTLFGVASVINHISEIFAYFFSFKLIRQIGHVKVLCMGLGGNVFRFLYISYLTIPWWVLPFEFIQGITHAAVWAACCSYISHNTPPQLRTSAQGVLQGIHHGLGRGCGAVIGGMFVDAYGTTATFRAYGLICIVVLGAFVFINFYRKDTGFVSELPQTEDPRQVAEATHLAPHGVPSNAIPRALSSTRLHELANQDTGYGATYQSGDTLNVPGANGGPVNPTNPFLNTGGGGGGGYNYGMTGNGEDEYIRRSFQLYNEVISREFDLVKPPPIVTHLHAQQPCTNPFHQHDYEW from the exons ATGCCGAATTACTATGCACACGAGGATTACGATTATGGGGCAGCCGATGGAACATCGCAGGAGGGTCCTGGTAGAACGATACAACAGGTGCCAGGTGCCAGGCCCATAGTGGACCCACAAGCCCAAGGAGAGGTCGATCCCACCTTGTATCCTCAACCAAAGGAGGCGACGCACAAGATTCGTGGCAAGAGCGACGTGATCGAGTACCTATTTGGTTCCGTAGATCAGGAATTGCTTACCGTGAAAACGTTCTACTTCTTCTTCTATTCGGCCTTTGGTTCCCTTTTTCCTCTGATGGGAGTCTATTTCAAGCAGATGGGCATGAACGCCGGCCAGTGCGGTCTCCTGATGGGACTAAGACCCTTCATCGAGTTCCTTAGCGCGCCTTTCTGGGGTTCGTTGGCTGACAG gtGGCAAAAGGGCAAGGTGATTTTTTTAGCCTCTCTCTCTTGCTGGATCATCTTCACTCTTCCTCTGGCTTTCATGCAACCACCGGCCACATCGTGTTGGGTTATACGAAACAACACGCCGTATCTGGAACCACCGAACCCTAAATTAAGAATAGTTAAACGGTCCGCCAATCTTAACGATTTTTATCATCGAAATGACGAAGAATGTTTAGAGATCGCGGACAACGTAGTTTTCGAGAGACTGCGTAAAGACAACAAGCTAAATCCACTGGCGGCTCTCGTTTTACAAATGAATAAGGGCACGATGAACGATGTACGAGAAAATTACGATCTCAATAACGATAGAGTTCGAAGAGAAACGCAAGAAGGAACAAGTACTTCAACGGAAGAGAGCCCTGTCGAAGATTTGAAATACAAACAGCTGGTGTTCGAAGAAAACGATCCTGAAGCTAAGACTATCGACTTTGAGACTCTGCAAAGGAAAAACCGTCCAGCCGATGTGCTCGAATACAAACGTTTCCTAAAT AACCAACCTTTGGACGATGGAAGACCACCAAAGAAAGCGTATACGCATACCAAGACAAGAGTGAAACCACCACCAATGAAGGTCATGGTGAAAAGAGACGCTAGTGATGAAGTTTCAGAGGAGAAGGAGTTTCTATCCAAGTTTCAAACGGCCACCGTGAAGTCTCCAAGTAAAGTATCCTTGTTggacgaagaggaagaagaagaagcgaacGAAAATGACGAAAATGATGATGAAGGTGTCCACATGCCGTTGGTTAGGACCAAACGTTACGTCAACGTACCTCACTCCGGCAAGAGTCCTCATAGTGTTTCCAATGCTGCGAATTACAACGAAGAGGAGAACAAAGGATGGGTGAAGCCTCTCTACAGTTCCATTGTCTACAGATTACCG GATATCCAAAAAACCTTCTTCCTGCTGTTACTGTTGGTGATAGTGGGTGAATTCTTCTCGGCGCCTGCGATCACTCTAGCTGACTCTGCCGTCATCACTTTATTAGGCGAAGACGCGGACAA GTACGGTCACCAGCGAATGTTCGGTAGCTTAGGCTGGGGTCTTGCTATGTTCTTCGTCGGTATCGCTCTAGATCATAGCACTGCGTTCTCCGAGCATCCATGCGGTCCAGATGCAATGGAGAAGAATTATACGATCTGCTTCGCGATCTTCAGCGTCCTCATGGGTGCCGCTCTGATCACTGCCACGCAGATCAACTTTAAATACGATTTTCCGGTCACGGAACTG GAAGTGGAGAAGCCTCCTGCAGAACCAACAAGGGAGGAGCAGCTGCAGAGTCAACTGTCTCAACAGTTGAATCTGCCCAGTCTTCAGGACTCGTCTGCAGCGGTAAATCTGAATGTGAAACAACAACCGCCTGAAGGCAAG ACGAAAATGTTCGCTCAAACGACGCGAGAGATCCCGGAATGGGTGACCGTATTGAAGCAATTCAAAGACCTCAAGTGCGCAtccttccttttcgtcgcgtgGTTCATGGGATTCGGTATCGGGCTGATTTTTACCTTCCTCTTTTGGCATCTTCAGGACTACAATGGCACACCGACTCTATTTGGTGTCGCCTCTGTGATCAATCACATTTCCGAGATATTTGCTTACTTCTTCAGCTTTAAACTGATCCGTCAAATCGGTCACGTGAAG GTGTTGTGCATGGGACTGGGTGGAAACGTGTTTCGTTtcctttatatttcttatctgACGATTCCATGGTGGGTGCTGCCTTTTGAATTCATCCAGGGAATAACCCATGCGGCTGTGTGGGCCGCGTGTTGCAGCTACATATCTCATAACACGCCTCCACAATTGCGTACAAGCGCGCAGGGTGTTCTTCAAGGTATCCATCATGGTCTTGGCAGGGGATGCGGAGCTGTGATCGGTGGCATGTTTGTCGACGCTTACG GAACAACTGCGACATTCCGAGCTTACGGTCTCATCTGCATCGTCGTTCTTGGCGCGTTCGTGTTCATCAACTTTTACAGAAAGGATACAGGCTTCGTCTCCGAGCTGCCACAAACGGAGGATCCTCGTCAAGTAGCCGAAGCGACTCATCTGGCACCGCACGGTGTACCTAGCAACGCCATTCCTCGCGCTCTCAGCTCTACTCGACTGCACGAGTTGGCTAATCAAGACACGGGCTACGGTGCCACTTATCAATCTGGCGATACTCTCAACGTGCCAGGTGCGAATGGAG GCCCAGTAAACCCGACGAATCCATTTCTGAACACTGGAGGCGGAGGCGGAGGTGGATATAATTACGGTATGACTGGCAATGGCGAGGACGAGTATATCCGTAGGAGCTTCCAG CTTTACAATGAGGTGATTAGCAGGGAATTCGACCTGGTTAAACCACCACCGATAGTGACCCATCTACACGCTCAACAACCATGCACCAACCCCTTCCATCAGCACGACTACGAATGGTAA
- the Jef gene encoding major facilitator superfamily domain-containing protein 6 jef isoform X2, producing MPNYYAHEDYDYGAADGTSQEGPGRTIQQVPGARPIVDPQAQGEVDPTLYPQPKEATHKIRGKSDVIEYLFGSVDQELLTVKTFYFFFYSAFGSLFPLMGVYFKQMGMNAGQCGLLMGLRPFIEFLSAPFWGSLADRWQKGKVIFLASLSCWIIFTLPLAFMQPPATSCWVIRNNTPYLEPPNPKLRIVKRSANLNDFYHRNDEECLEIADNVVFERLRKDNKLNPLAALVLQMNKGTMNDVRENYDLNNDRVRRETQEGTSTSTEESPVEDLKYKQLVFEENDPEAKTIDFETLQRKNRPADVLEYKRFLNNQPLDDGRPPKKAYTHTKTRVKPPPMKVMVKRDASDEVSEEKEFLSKFQTATVKSPSKVSLLDEEEEEEANENDENDDEGVHMPLVRTKRYVNVPHSGKSPHSVSNAANYNEEENKGWVKPLYSSIVYRLPDIQKTFFLLLLLVIVGEFFSAPAITLADSAVITLLGEDADKYGHQRMFGSLGWGLAMFFVGIALDHSTAFSEHPCGPDAMEKNYTICFAIFSVLMGAALITATQINFKYDFPVTELEVEKPPAEPTREEQLQSQLSQQLNLPSLQDSSAAVNLNVKQQPPEGKTKMFAQTTREIPEWVTVLKQFKDLKCASFLFVAWFMGFGIGLIFTFLFWHLQDYNGTPTLFGVASVINHISEIFAYFFSFKLIRQIGHVKVLCMGLGGNVFRFLYISYLTIPWWVLPFEFIQGITHAAVWAACCSYISHNTPPQLRTSAQGVLQGIHHGLGRGCGAVIGGMFVDAYGTTATFRAYGLICIVVLGAFVFINFYRKDTGFVSELPQTEDPRQVAEATHLAPHGVPSNAIPRALSSTRLHELANQDTGYGATYQSGDTLNVPGANGGPVNPTNPFLNTGGGGGGGYNYALQ from the exons ATGCCGAATTACTATGCACACGAGGATTACGATTATGGGGCAGCCGATGGAACATCGCAGGAGGGTCCTGGTAGAACGATACAACAGGTGCCAGGTGCCAGGCCCATAGTGGACCCACAAGCCCAAGGAGAGGTCGATCCCACCTTGTATCCTCAACCAAAGGAGGCGACGCACAAGATTCGTGGCAAGAGCGACGTGATCGAGTACCTATTTGGTTCCGTAGATCAGGAATTGCTTACCGTGAAAACGTTCTACTTCTTCTTCTATTCGGCCTTTGGTTCCCTTTTTCCTCTGATGGGAGTCTATTTCAAGCAGATGGGCATGAACGCCGGCCAGTGCGGTCTCCTGATGGGACTAAGACCCTTCATCGAGTTCCTTAGCGCGCCTTTCTGGGGTTCGTTGGCTGACAG gtGGCAAAAGGGCAAGGTGATTTTTTTAGCCTCTCTCTCTTGCTGGATCATCTTCACTCTTCCTCTGGCTTTCATGCAACCACCGGCCACATCGTGTTGGGTTATACGAAACAACACGCCGTATCTGGAACCACCGAACCCTAAATTAAGAATAGTTAAACGGTCCGCCAATCTTAACGATTTTTATCATCGAAATGACGAAGAATGTTTAGAGATCGCGGACAACGTAGTTTTCGAGAGACTGCGTAAAGACAACAAGCTAAATCCACTGGCGGCTCTCGTTTTACAAATGAATAAGGGCACGATGAACGATGTACGAGAAAATTACGATCTCAATAACGATAGAGTTCGAAGAGAAACGCAAGAAGGAACAAGTACTTCAACGGAAGAGAGCCCTGTCGAAGATTTGAAATACAAACAGCTGGTGTTCGAAGAAAACGATCCTGAAGCTAAGACTATCGACTTTGAGACTCTGCAAAGGAAAAACCGTCCAGCCGATGTGCTCGAATACAAACGTTTCCTAAAT AACCAACCTTTGGACGATGGAAGACCACCAAAGAAAGCGTATACGCATACCAAGACAAGAGTGAAACCACCACCAATGAAGGTCATGGTGAAAAGAGACGCTAGTGATGAAGTTTCAGAGGAGAAGGAGTTTCTATCCAAGTTTCAAACGGCCACCGTGAAGTCTCCAAGTAAAGTATCCTTGTTggacgaagaggaagaagaagaagcgaacGAAAATGACGAAAATGATGATGAAGGTGTCCACATGCCGTTGGTTAGGACCAAACGTTACGTCAACGTACCTCACTCCGGCAAGAGTCCTCATAGTGTTTCCAATGCTGCGAATTACAACGAAGAGGAGAACAAAGGATGGGTGAAGCCTCTCTACAGTTCCATTGTCTACAGATTACCG GATATCCAAAAAACCTTCTTCCTGCTGTTACTGTTGGTGATAGTGGGTGAATTCTTCTCGGCGCCTGCGATCACTCTAGCTGACTCTGCCGTCATCACTTTATTAGGCGAAGACGCGGACAA GTACGGTCACCAGCGAATGTTCGGTAGCTTAGGCTGGGGTCTTGCTATGTTCTTCGTCGGTATCGCTCTAGATCATAGCACTGCGTTCTCCGAGCATCCATGCGGTCCAGATGCAATGGAGAAGAATTATACGATCTGCTTCGCGATCTTCAGCGTCCTCATGGGTGCCGCTCTGATCACTGCCACGCAGATCAACTTTAAATACGATTTTCCGGTCACGGAACTG GAAGTGGAGAAGCCTCCTGCAGAACCAACAAGGGAGGAGCAGCTGCAGAGTCAACTGTCTCAACAGTTGAATCTGCCCAGTCTTCAGGACTCGTCTGCAGCGGTAAATCTGAATGTGAAACAACAACCGCCTGAAGGCAAG ACGAAAATGTTCGCTCAAACGACGCGAGAGATCCCGGAATGGGTGACCGTATTGAAGCAATTCAAAGACCTCAAGTGCGCAtccttccttttcgtcgcgtgGTTCATGGGATTCGGTATCGGGCTGATTTTTACCTTCCTCTTTTGGCATCTTCAGGACTACAATGGCACACCGACTCTATTTGGTGTCGCCTCTGTGATCAATCACATTTCCGAGATATTTGCTTACTTCTTCAGCTTTAAACTGATCCGTCAAATCGGTCACGTGAAG GTGTTGTGCATGGGACTGGGTGGAAACGTGTTTCGTTtcctttatatttcttatctgACGATTCCATGGTGGGTGCTGCCTTTTGAATTCATCCAGGGAATAACCCATGCGGCTGTGTGGGCCGCGTGTTGCAGCTACATATCTCATAACACGCCTCCACAATTGCGTACAAGCGCGCAGGGTGTTCTTCAAGGTATCCATCATGGTCTTGGCAGGGGATGCGGAGCTGTGATCGGTGGCATGTTTGTCGACGCTTACG GAACAACTGCGACATTCCGAGCTTACGGTCTCATCTGCATCGTCGTTCTTGGCGCGTTCGTGTTCATCAACTTTTACAGAAAGGATACAGGCTTCGTCTCCGAGCTGCCACAAACGGAGGATCCTCGTCAAGTAGCCGAAGCGACTCATCTGGCACCGCACGGTGTACCTAGCAACGCCATTCCTCGCGCTCTCAGCTCTACTCGACTGCACGAGTTGGCTAATCAAGACACGGGCTACGGTGCCACTTATCAATCTGGCGATACTCTCAACGTGCCAGGTGCGAATGGAG GCCCAGTAAACCCGACGAATCCATTTCTGAACACTGGAGGCGGAGGCGGAGGTGGATATAATTACG CTTTACAATGA